One window of the Pyrus communis chromosome 17, drPyrComm1.1, whole genome shotgun sequence genome contains the following:
- the LOC137723344 gene encoding ubiquitin-like protein 5, translating into MIEVVLNDRLGKKVKVKCNEDDTIGDLKKLVAAQTGTRSEKIRIQKWYNVYKDHITLKDYEIHDGMGLELYYN; encoded by the coding sequence ATGATCGAGGTGGTACTAAACGACCGTCTGGGAAAGAAGGTGAAGGTGAAGTGCAACGAGGATGACACCATCGGCGACCTGAAGAAGCTGGTGGCGGCTCAGACGGGCACCCGCTCCGAAAAGATTCGGATCCAGAAGTGGTACAACGTCTACAAGGATCACATCACTCTCAAGGACTACGAGATTCATGACGGCATGGGCCTCGAGCTCTACTACAACTGA